The proteins below are encoded in one region of Silene latifolia isolate original U9 population chromosome 2, ASM4854445v1, whole genome shotgun sequence:
- the LOC141642148 gene encoding cytochrome P450 83B1-like, giving the protein MLILLFVILSSPLILFLLFDKFKLNGKHEPPLRPPPGPKGLPFIGNLHQYDFAAPHEYFAKLGKVYGPIVGLTLGQKPFVVVQSAELAKEVMQTQDLNFCSRPIFVGSRKLGYNGLDISFTPYGEYFREVKKLASFNLLSSKRVESFAPIRREQVSRLIDKVSLLSSSSSQVVNLSELILSFGCSNFCKLAFGMRYEEDEGKFDEILKELQGLFVGFFYANYIPYLGWLDKLTGQVSKSERGFKVMDNFFDELIRDHLDPNRPKTEPEDFMDVLLRLKKQRSSSFELTFDHIKAILMIFFAAGKDTSMAMIVWAMTELVKNPESLKKVQEEIRNVGQNKGYIGEDDLKKLEYFKAVVKETFRLHPAVPSLIIRESIRKATLNGYDIKPKTLVYVNVWGIGRDPALWEDPEVFKPERFMGSSIDFRGQDFELTPFGAGRRICPGLALGVANLELPLANLLYSFDWELPIGLKAEDIDTKVIPGITMHRKNPLCLVAKKFPA; this is encoded by the exons ATGTTGATATTGCTCTTTGTAATCTTATCTTCACCTCTCATTTTATTTCTACTATTTGACAAGTTTAAGTTAAACGGAAAACATGAACCACCATTGCGTCCACCTCCTGGCCCTAAGGGACTTCCATTTATTGGAAACTTGCACCAATACGACTTCGCGGCTCCCCATGAATACTTTGCCAAGTTAGGCAAAGTTTATGGCCCAATCGTTGGTCTGACACTTGGACAGAAACCCTTTGTGGTGGTTCAATCAGCAGAGTTGGCCAAAGAGGTCATGCAAACCCAAGACCTTAACTTTTGTAGTAGGCCTATATTTGTTGGGAGCCGTAAATTAGGTTACAATGGTTTAGACATAAGTTTTACTCCATATGGTGAGTATTTTAGAGAAGTTAAGAAGCTTGCTTCTTTTAATCTCTTGAGCTCTAAGAGAGTTGAGTCTTTTGCTCCTATTCGTCGAGAGCAAGTCTCAAGGTTAATCGATAAGGTTTCGttgctctcttcttcttcttctcaagTTGTTAACTTGAGTGAATTGATATTGAGTTTTGGGTGTTCCAATTTTTGCAAGCTTGCTTTTGGAATGAG GTACGAAGAAGATGAAGGCAAGTTTGATGAAATTTTAAAAGAATTGCAAGGTCTATTTGTAGGATTCTTCTATGCAAATTATATTCCTTATCTTGGCTGGCTTGATAAGCTAACAGGCCAAGTTTCAAAAAGCGAAAGGGGGTTCAAAGTCATGGACAACTTTTTCGATGAACTCATTAGAGATCACCTTGATCCGAATAGGCCTAAGACTGAGCCAGAGGATTTCATGGACGTCTTACTCCGACTCAAGAAGCAACGTTCTTCTTCTTTTGAGCTTACGTTCGATCATATCAAAGCAATCTTAATG ATATTTTTTGCAGCGGGAAAAGATACGAGTATGGCCATGATAGTGTGGGCAATGACGGAGCTAGTAAAGAACCCGGAGTCTTTAAAAAAGGTACAAGAGGAGATCCGCAATGTAGGGCAAAATAAGGGTTATATCGGTGAGGACGACCTCAAAAAGCTGGAATACTTCAAGGCAGTAGTAAAGGAAACATTCAGGTTGCATCCTGCTGTTCCATCGCTAATCATACGAGAATCTATTAGAAAAGCTACACTAAATGGGTACGACATTAAACCTAAAACACTAGTCTATGTGAATGTATGGGGAATCGGAAGAGACCCTGCGTTGTGGGAGGATCCAGAAGTGTTCAAGCCGGAAAGGTTTATGGGAAGCTCAATCGATTTTCGAGGACAAGACTTTGAGCTAACACCGTTTGGAGCAGGGAGAAGAATATGCCCTGGCTTGGCTCTTGGTGTTGCTAACTTGGAGCTTCCACTTGCCAATTTGTTGTACTCCTTTGACTGGGAATTGCCAATTGGTTTAAAGGCGGAAGACATTGATACCAAAGTCATTCCTGGTATTACTATGCACAGGAAAAATCCACTTTGCCTTGTAGCAAAGAAATTTCCTGCTTAA